A portion of the Bdellovibrio bacteriovorus genome contains these proteins:
- a CDS encoding tetratricopeptide repeat protein, which produces MKWLWSSILVLSVGCAHFAERAKEANIEEVQRNAQAQDLHEAEDLLNKGRFEESEKAYVTFQTKYPQSTFYQASRLGLAQSFEGQGRFNEAVELNREIYLNTLRLQPEIAAKALYRSAFCYEAMGDDQKALAALLDAKNLGQHLPPEIALAEIPAKLSAIYARQDREKEALAYLNEAEKGLAKVMQERGSTLERSWLAQTYFQMGSISTNQLSRENFGSFAQGQMWVQSYLIKAMKLDDLTWSPRAQKKLIETYRSLFSLFESEAELAQQVQMGGDLYDLMDQAELFKPITGEKIEGYEKDFFATLTDIRSQSDKILYTAKETTGLTVESQKLNGLRRAGRVKADKLLPGEKAKPIPLPPKIVPSQDPNL; this is translated from the coding sequence ATGAAGTGGCTTTGGTCTTCTATTTTGGTGTTGTCGGTAGGTTGTGCTCACTTCGCAGAGCGAGCCAAGGAAGCCAATATTGAAGAAGTCCAAAGAAATGCTCAGGCTCAAGATCTTCACGAAGCAGAAGACCTTTTAAATAAAGGCCGTTTTGAGGAGAGTGAAAAAGCCTACGTCACTTTTCAAACTAAATATCCTCAGTCGACATTTTACCAAGCATCACGGTTAGGATTGGCTCAATCGTTCGAAGGACAGGGCCGATTTAATGAAGCGGTGGAGTTAAACCGCGAAATTTATCTGAATACTCTTCGCTTACAGCCAGAAATTGCAGCAAAGGCTTTGTACCGTTCGGCGTTTTGTTATGAGGCTATGGGTGATGACCAAAAGGCCCTGGCCGCGTTATTAGACGCGAAAAATCTGGGACAACACCTCCCACCCGAGATTGCTTTAGCCGAAATCCCGGCAAAACTCTCTGCAATCTATGCGCGTCAAGATCGTGAAAAGGAAGCCTTAGCCTATTTGAATGAAGCGGAAAAAGGTTTAGCTAAAGTAATGCAGGAACGAGGCTCTACGTTAGAAAGATCATGGCTTGCCCAAACTTATTTTCAGATGGGAAGTATTTCTACGAATCAGCTCAGTCGCGAGAATTTCGGCTCTTTTGCTCAAGGGCAGATGTGGGTGCAAAGTTATTTAATCAAGGCCATGAAGTTAGATGATCTGACGTGGTCACCGCGGGCGCAAAAAAAACTTATCGAAACTTACCGCAGTCTATTTTCTCTTTTTGAGTCCGAAGCAGAATTGGCGCAGCAAGTTCAAATGGGCGGAGATCTTTACGACTTGATGGATCAAGCGGAACTTTTTAAGCCTATAACGGGTGAAAAAATTGAGGGTTATGAAAAAGATTTTTTTGCGACGCTGACGGATATTCGCTCCCAATCCGATAAAATTCTATATACGGCCAAAGAAACTACGGGATTGACGGTGGAGTCACAAAAGCTTAATGGTTTACGCCGCGCTGGACGCGTAAAGGCCGATAAGCTTTTACCCGGGGAAAAGGCGAAACCAATACCTCTTCCTCCTAAAATAGTTCCCTCGCAGGATCCAAACCTGTAA
- a CDS encoding ArsA family ATPase translates to MIEKTEILVCVGSGGVGKTTVAASLGVLAAQDGKRVLVLTIDPAKRLAQTLGIEGTKDITKVPNQNFKGELYASVIDHKKVFDDFVARAAKKSEAVKKIYNNKLYQQLSTNLSGSQEFTALEKLYSVYESKQFDLIILDTPPTKHALDFLQAPQRLSALFTEGVAKWFRDPASKKSGFLGKVLQTGTRQVLKVLETLTGSNFIHELGDFFINIEQWQEQLLKRTVDVHRMMTSPLTQFTLVTSFDQAKLKEAEFFSKEIRKGGYHLSAVVLNRVFPYWLNVDSSESQSSFQGIKKIYEEMRSYYLKKDRLYKSFESTIGKDVRVFRIPDLPHDISDIEGLKEIGKLLVEGEKK, encoded by the coding sequence ATGATTGAAAAGACAGAAATCCTTGTCTGTGTGGGCAGCGGGGGAGTGGGTAAAACCACGGTGGCGGCCTCTTTAGGGGTGCTTGCCGCTCAAGATGGTAAACGTGTTCTGGTGCTGACCATTGATCCCGCAAAACGCTTAGCCCAAACCCTGGGGATTGAAGGTACCAAAGATATCACCAAAGTTCCCAATCAAAACTTTAAGGGCGAGCTGTATGCTTCGGTGATTGATCATAAAAAAGTATTTGATGATTTTGTCGCCCGTGCCGCTAAAAAAAGTGAAGCCGTTAAAAAGATTTACAACAATAAATTGTATCAACAGCTTTCAACGAATTTAAGTGGTTCACAAGAATTCACGGCGCTAGAAAAGCTTTATTCCGTTTATGAATCTAAGCAATTTGATTTGATTATTTTAGACACTCCGCCGACAAAGCACGCTCTGGATTTCTTGCAAGCGCCGCAAAGACTGTCAGCCCTTTTTACCGAAGGGGTGGCGAAGTGGTTCCGGGATCCTGCCAGCAAAAAAAGTGGCTTTTTAGGTAAAGTGTTACAGACGGGCACAAGGCAAGTTCTAAAAGTTTTAGAGACTCTGACCGGCTCAAACTTCATTCATGAATTGGGTGATTTTTTTATCAACATTGAACAATGGCAAGAACAGCTTTTAAAGCGCACCGTCGATGTCCATCGCATGATGACCTCGCCGCTCACGCAATTTACACTGGTGACCTCTTTTGATCAGGCCAAATTAAAAGAGGCCGAGTTCTTCTCAAAAGAGATTCGTAAAGGCGGCTATCATTTAAGCGCGGTGGTTCTGAATCGGGTGTTTCCTTATTGGTTAAATGTGGATTCGTCTGAATCGCAGTCGTCTTTTCAGGGGATCAAAAAGATCTATGAAGAGATGAGGTCCTATTATTTAAAAAAAGATCGTCTGTATAAATCCTTTGAGTCTACAATAGGCAAAGACGTTCGCGTGTTCCGTATTCCTGATTTGCCTCACGATATTTCCGATATCGAGGGTCTAAAAGAAATAGGAAAACTTTTGGTTGAGGGAGAAAAGAAATAA
- a CDS encoding ArsA family ATPase produces the protein MKQEIHFVTGKGGVGKSVVAAALALKKSQEGKKVLLVELGDQSFYKDFFGLAQVGYQPVQLRPQLSIALWTGEQCLQEYARHLIKVETLAKLFFENAIMRAFINVAPGLPELAILGKVTSGPRKHGPPLPFDCLVVDAFATGHFIALMEAPKGMAQAVQFGPMGEQSRSIDACLRNEELSRYHIVSLAEELPLKESLELSERLNQEFGVHPELIMNKIIQVPVAAAELNEAAKENSDVGRFASYLYTQKTHQEEILNKIPPRMGKVQKLPLILEDQPWALVEKLAGMLS, from the coding sequence ATGAAGCAAGAGATTCACTTTGTGACTGGAAAAGGAGGCGTTGGGAAGTCGGTGGTAGCCGCGGCCCTCGCCCTAAAAAAAAGCCAAGAGGGCAAAAAAGTCCTTTTGGTCGAACTTGGAGATCAAAGTTTCTATAAGGATTTCTTTGGTTTAGCTCAAGTTGGATATCAACCAGTACAGTTGCGCCCCCAGCTTTCAATCGCTTTGTGGACCGGGGAGCAGTGTCTGCAAGAATATGCGCGGCATCTTATCAAGGTGGAAACTTTGGCTAAGTTGTTTTTTGAAAACGCCATTATGCGAGCCTTTATCAATGTTGCTCCCGGGCTTCCGGAACTTGCGATCTTAGGTAAAGTTACTAGTGGCCCTCGGAAACATGGACCGCCTTTGCCTTTTGATTGCCTGGTGGTGGATGCTTTTGCGACCGGGCACTTCATTGCTTTGATGGAAGCACCCAAAGGGATGGCGCAGGCCGTGCAGTTTGGCCCGATGGGGGAACAAAGCCGCAGCATCGATGCGTGTTTGCGAAATGAAGAGTTAAGTCGTTATCACATCGTCAGTCTTGCAGAAGAACTGCCACTAAAAGAATCTTTAGAGTTAAGTGAAAGATTAAACCAAGAATTCGGTGTTCACCCGGAACTTATCATGAACAAGATCATCCAAGTTCCTGTGGCTGCGGCAGAGCTGAACGAAGCGGCAAAAGAAAATTCGGACGTGGGGCGCTTTGCGAGCTATCTGTATACGCAGAAAACTCATCAGGAAGAGATTCTTAACAAAATTCCGCCACGTATGGGAAAAGTTCAAAAACTTCCACTGATTTTAGAAGATCAACCTTGGGCCTTAGTGGAAAAACTAGCGGGGATGTTGTCATGA
- the tig gene encoding trigger factor: MKSNVEKVSNLSRKLNVEVPAASVQSAFQKIFSGIQRDVTIKGFRKGKAPIATIKSMYGDRVKQDVVQDLIQKHYVEALSEHKLEPISYPEFEFADAVEGKDFSFSANFDIRPEINLKKYEGMEVEKEKYEVDAKKVDQVLENIRASRATFETVTEARAAKNGDTAVIDFEGFMGGAPLENGSGKDHHLELGAKQFIDGFEEGVVGMKVGESKTISLKFPDPYHSAELAGKPVEFKVTLKEIKAKVLPELNEEFIKSLGGPADLEALKKTITEDLEQTEKKRVEDGFKNRLLKKLVSENPVEVPPSLLKEQKASLIEDFKKRMSDQGMTENDFASYVEKWDADFTKSATEMIQSSFLVDAIAKKHDLFAKKEDLDAKFKEYSAQTGIDEARIREFYGKSEQASRLTYQITEEKVINFLNQSVKVKEVPAGTFKDEQN; the protein is encoded by the coding sequence ATGAAATCAAATGTTGAGAAGGTCTCAAACCTTTCCCGTAAATTGAACGTTGAAGTTCCTGCAGCCTCTGTTCAATCAGCTTTCCAAAAAATCTTCAGCGGTATCCAACGTGATGTAACTATTAAAGGTTTCCGCAAAGGAAAAGCGCCTATTGCAACCATCAAAAGCATGTACGGCGATCGCGTAAAACAAGACGTTGTCCAAGATCTTATCCAAAAACACTATGTTGAAGCTTTGTCTGAACACAAACTTGAACCCATCAGTTATCCAGAGTTTGAATTCGCTGATGCTGTTGAAGGCAAAGACTTTTCTTTCTCTGCAAATTTTGACATCCGCCCTGAAATCAACTTGAAAAAGTATGAAGGCATGGAAGTAGAAAAAGAAAAATACGAAGTTGACGCTAAAAAAGTAGATCAAGTTCTTGAAAACATCCGCGCTTCTCGCGCTACTTTTGAAACTGTTACCGAAGCCCGCGCAGCTAAAAATGGCGACACGGCAGTCATCGACTTTGAAGGCTTCATGGGCGGAGCTCCTCTTGAAAACGGTTCAGGGAAAGACCACCACCTTGAACTTGGCGCTAAACAATTCATCGACGGTTTCGAAGAAGGCGTTGTGGGAATGAAAGTGGGCGAATCAAAAACAATCTCTTTGAAATTCCCAGATCCATACCACTCTGCAGAGTTGGCTGGTAAACCAGTTGAATTCAAAGTTACCTTGAAAGAAATCAAAGCAAAAGTATTGCCAGAACTAAACGAAGAATTCATTAAATCTTTGGGTGGCCCGGCAGATCTTGAAGCTTTGAAAAAAACAATCACGGAAGATCTAGAGCAAACTGAAAAGAAACGTGTGGAAGATGGCTTTAAAAACCGTCTTCTTAAAAAACTAGTTTCTGAAAACCCCGTGGAAGTGCCGCCTTCATTATTGAAAGAACAAAAAGCATCTTTGATCGAAGACTTCAAAAAACGTATGTCTGATCAAGGCATGACTGAAAACGATTTCGCTTCTTACGTGGAAAAATGGGATGCAGACTTCACTAAATCAGCAACCGAAATGATCCAATCTTCATTCCTTGTGGATGCGATTGCTAAAAAACACGATCTATTTGCGAAAAAAGAAGATCTTGATGCGAAATTCAAAGAATACTCTGCACAAACAGGTATCGATGAAGCGCGCATCCGTGAGTTCTATGGCAAATCTGAACAAGCAAGCCGTTTAACTTACCAAATCACTGAAGAGAAAGTGATCAACTTCCTGAACCAATCAGTGAAAGTTAAAGAAGTTCCAGCAGGAACTTTCAAAGACGAACAAAACTAG
- a CDS encoding S41 family peptidase, which translates to MQSLKRYWKTYILGGILLLVLFVMAETGFQVRAFAQERYADLQNFSKVLNLIQQYYVEEVDTKKLIYGAIKGMLRELDPHTNFMPPDIFKDFESETSGEFGGLGIEIAIQNGILTIISPIEDAPAWVAGIKAGDKVVAVDGQSTKGMSLVEASQLMKGKRGTKIILKVVRENEDKPRDITITRGSVKIRSVKYTNLGDGFAYIKITSFIENTAKDLQKTIEKHMKENNGTMAGLLIDLRRNPGGLLDQAVKVSDMFLKEGTIVSTIGRNKADKEVAVATKKGQYTNFPLVVLVNEYSASASEIVSGALQDNKRALIVGQRTFGKGSVQSVIKLGDGSGLKLTVARYYTPSGVSIQAEGIHPDVEIEEVDPEAFAKAVVKSTTTREGDIAGHLKGDREKALEKLDTKQGTEEGALAWWKDVGSKKEANLTPQEKLFKSDYQAYQAFSYLKAWNTLKALTR; encoded by the coding sequence ATGCAATCACTTAAACGATACTGGAAAACCTATATACTTGGAGGCATTCTGCTCCTTGTATTATTTGTTATGGCTGAAACAGGTTTTCAAGTTCGCGCTTTCGCCCAAGAACGTTATGCGGATTTACAAAACTTTAGTAAGGTTTTGAATCTTATCCAGCAATACTATGTTGAAGAAGTCGATACTAAAAAACTTATTTACGGCGCGATCAAAGGCATGTTGCGTGAGCTAGATCCACATACGAACTTTATGCCGCCAGATATCTTTAAAGATTTCGAATCTGAAACCAGTGGAGAGTTCGGGGGATTGGGAATCGAGATCGCCATTCAAAACGGAATTCTAACGATCATTTCGCCCATCGAAGATGCGCCCGCTTGGGTTGCGGGAATCAAAGCCGGAGATAAAGTCGTTGCGGTGGATGGTCAAAGCACTAAGGGCATGAGTTTAGTGGAAGCTTCACAACTGATGAAAGGTAAACGCGGAACCAAAATCATTCTGAAGGTTGTGCGTGAAAATGAAGACAAACCTCGCGATATTACGATCACCCGTGGATCGGTGAAAATCAGATCGGTGAAATACACAAACTTGGGAGATGGTTTTGCTTACATTAAAATCACAAGCTTCATTGAAAATACCGCCAAGGATTTACAAAAAACGATCGAAAAACATATGAAAGAAAACAACGGCACTATGGCCGGCCTATTGATTGATTTGCGCCGCAATCCCGGTGGTCTTTTAGATCAAGCAGTCAAAGTCAGTGATATGTTCCTGAAAGAAGGAACTATCGTAAGTACGATTGGACGTAACAAAGCCGATAAAGAAGTGGCCGTAGCGACAAAAAAAGGTCAATACACAAACTTCCCTCTTGTGGTGTTAGTAAATGAATACAGTGCAAGTGCCAGCGAAATCGTTTCGGGCGCTTTGCAGGATAACAAACGCGCTTTGATCGTAGGACAAAGAACATTTGGTAAAGGCTCTGTTCAGTCCGTTATTAAACTGGGTGATGGCAGTGGTTTGAAGCTGACGGTTGCGCGTTATTATACTCCAAGTGGTGTATCGATCCAGGCCGAAGGTATTCATCCAGACGTTGAAATCGAAGAAGTAGACCCAGAAGCATTTGCCAAGGCGGTCGTAAAATCGACAACGACTCGCGAAGGTGACATTGCGGGTCATCTTAAGGGAGACCGTGAAAAAGCATTAGAGAAGCTTGATACCAAACAGGGCACAGAAGAAGGTGCTTTGGCATGGTGGAAGGACGTCGGATCTAAAAAAGAGGCGAATCTGACGCCACAGGAAAAACTGTTTAAATCAGATTATCAGGCCTACCAAGCATTCAGTTATTTAAAGGCCTGGAATACCCTGAAAGCTTTGACGCGCTAG
- a CDS encoding murein hydrolase activator EnvC family protein, translating into MKLNKVFLLFVLSFAMAAQAATEVDVLTKDFEAAKKKVEDAELKQRQVLSALYQLNKKIKKLVTERGELGQQRAFLEVNVRHLTGKVEELTQRSGSQKTLLAERLRAIYKLGGPSVARFLFSSGSSADLERNLKILGVVASRDLDLIKNYNRDLEDLHKKKKTLATKLENLKSVESRIVAQEKEMRKEQDLKNRLLDGIRRNKMFAMNKINGLREKSLQYNLEDAGVFDLLFKPSFADQKGLLPLPVAGSLVQKFGLVKSDEQSYTISNKGVYISVAQGTPVKSVFSGKVSYVGDVAGFGTTLIVDHGDHYYSVYSHMQDVTVNVGQDIEQEQILAQIGNPPIDKAPGLYFEIRHFSEPYDPQQWMKGL; encoded by the coding sequence TTGAAACTAAATAAGGTCTTTCTACTTTTCGTTCTTTCTTTTGCCATGGCCGCGCAAGCGGCCACGGAAGTCGATGTATTGACCAAAGATTTTGAAGCCGCAAAGAAAAAAGTGGAAGATGCAGAATTAAAACAGCGCCAAGTTCTGTCGGCCCTGTATCAGCTAAATAAAAAGATCAAAAAATTGGTCACTGAACGTGGAGAGCTGGGGCAGCAGCGAGCATTTCTTGAAGTGAATGTCCGCCATCTGACGGGCAAAGTAGAAGAACTGACACAGAGATCCGGATCGCAAAAGACTTTGTTAGCCGAAAGACTTAGAGCGATTTATAAGCTGGGCGGACCTTCAGTTGCAAGATTCCTATTTTCATCCGGAAGCTCCGCGGACCTAGAGCGAAATTTAAAAATTTTGGGTGTGGTTGCTTCAAGAGACCTAGATCTTATTAAAAACTACAATCGCGATTTAGAGGATCTTCATAAGAAAAAGAAAACCTTGGCAACGAAGCTTGAAAACTTAAAATCAGTTGAAAGCCGTATCGTCGCGCAAGAAAAAGAGATGCGCAAAGAACAAGATCTTAAAAACAGACTTCTTGATGGCATCCGTCGAAATAAGATGTTTGCGATGAATAAAATCAATGGCCTGCGCGAAAAATCTTTACAGTATAACTTAGAAGACGCCGGAGTTTTTGACCTTTTGTTTAAGCCTTCTTTTGCGGATCAAAAAGGACTCTTGCCGTTACCGGTGGCGGGCTCTTTAGTGCAAAAATTTGGATTAGTAAAAAGTGATGAGCAATCGTACACGATCTCGAATAAAGGCGTGTATATCTCTGTCGCTCAAGGAACGCCCGTTAAGTCGGTCTTTAGTGGAAAAGTATCTTATGTCGGAGATGTCGCCGGTTTTGGTACAACATTGATTGTCGATCATGGCGATCATTATTACAGCGTATATTCCCATATGCAGGATGTGACTGTGAACGTCGGTCAAGACATCGAACAGGAACAGATCCTGGCGCAGATCGGGAATCCTCCGATCGACAAAGCCCCCGGGCTTTATTTTGAAATTCGTCATTTTTCAGAACCCTACGACCCGCAACAGTGGATGAAAGGACTCTAA
- a CDS encoding cell division protein FtsX has translation MKNPRKNWALRFSTLVVVTACFVVISGALVLTQNFRNILTLWGEDVQMTVYLAQDLSDQGREFIENKIKSSADIEKISFVNQEKALGDFRTQMASYAPDISQDEELLKLIPGSFQVKLADSSAENQMTLLQNLASQIRPLEGVEEVSYGQDWIAKYAALISTVEITLRFLGIVILGAALFVISNAIRASIASRKEEIVVLEMIGATPSMIRKPFLVEGAILGLTSSVLAVGLCFAIYLGIKNVLIEKLSFLQLSQHIQFLTPIAWIAFVIVGTSLGALASYLCVRRINDGFAGSQAGY, from the coding sequence GTGAAAAATCCACGAAAAAACTGGGCTTTGCGCTTTTCGACTTTAGTTGTTGTGACGGCATGTTTTGTCGTTATCAGTGGTGCTTTGGTATTAACGCAGAATTTTCGCAATATCTTAACCCTGTGGGGTGAAGATGTGCAGATGACAGTGTATTTAGCGCAAGATCTTTCAGATCAAGGACGCGAATTCATTGAAAATAAAATCAAATCATCTGCTGATATCGAAAAGATCTCTTTTGTGAATCAAGAAAAAGCCTTGGGTGACTTTCGCACTCAAATGGCCAGTTATGCGCCCGATATCTCTCAAGATGAAGAGCTTTTGAAACTGATTCCCGGAAGCTTTCAAGTGAAACTCGCAGACTCTTCCGCCGAAAATCAAATGACCTTATTGCAAAACCTAGCGTCCCAAATTCGTCCTTTAGAAGGCGTTGAAGAGGTCAGCTATGGGCAAGATTGGATTGCAAAATACGCAGCCCTTATTTCGACCGTGGAAATTACTTTAAGATTTTTAGGCATCGTCATTTTAGGCGCGGCATTGTTTGTGATTTCAAATGCTATTCGCGCTTCCATTGCGAGTCGTAAAGAAGAAATCGTGGTCTTAGAAATGATCGGTGCAACACCCTCGATGATCCGTAAGCCTTTCTTAGTGGAAGGCGCAATTTTGGGTTTAACGTCGTCGGTTTTAGCCGTGGGCTTGTGCTTTGCTATCTATTTAGGGATAAAAAATGTATTGATCGAAAAACTTAGCTTTTTACAATTAAGCCAGCACATTCAGTTCTTAACTCCTATTGCCTGGATCGCTTTTGTGATCGTGGGTACGAGTTTAGGTGCCTTGGCTTCATATCTTTGTGTTCGCAGAATCAATGATGGTTTCGCCGGAAGTCAGGCGGGCTATTGA